A window from Natronorubrum aibiense encodes these proteins:
- a CDS encoding diaminobutyrate--2-oxoglutarate transaminase: MTYLEQGNSAILSQQAGRESNARTYPRHLSLAIREAQGITVTDMDGNEYYDCLAGAGTLALGHNHPRVVEAMERTLETGRPLHTLDISTPAKERFVDSLFESLPDEFSERAKVQFCSPAGTDAVEAALKLVKTATGNRSILGFQGAYHGMTSGALSLMGDTGAKEPISGLMNEVHHLPFPYDYRCPFGVGGKDGHRIGSDYVENLLDDGEGGITDPAGMILEPVQGEGGAIPAPDAWLREIRRITRERDIPLILDEIQAGLGRTGEIYAFEHAGIMPDVITLSKAIGGGLPLAVVVYDEELDVWEPGAHAGTFRGNQLAMAAGEATIDYVLENDLDDHAADMGARLRDHLETMAERFSAVGDVRGRGLMLGVEFVDPDADWQGAGPHAPDSDFAAAVQAECFDRGLIIELGGRESATARFLPPLVVSKTQIDEIATIFKEAVAAAADVEAEPAGVTV; this comes from the coding sequence GTGACCTACCTCGAACAGGGGAATAGCGCCATCCTCTCCCAGCAGGCTGGACGAGAATCGAACGCGCGGACGTACCCTCGGCATCTCTCCTTGGCCATCCGTGAAGCGCAGGGCATCACCGTGACGGACATGGATGGGAACGAGTATTACGATTGTCTCGCCGGGGCAGGGACACTCGCGCTTGGTCACAATCACCCGCGGGTCGTCGAAGCGATGGAGCGCACGCTCGAGACCGGGCGACCGCTCCACACGCTCGACATCTCTACGCCCGCGAAAGAACGGTTCGTCGACTCGCTGTTCGAGAGCCTGCCCGACGAGTTCAGCGAGCGAGCGAAGGTCCAGTTCTGTAGCCCGGCCGGAACGGACGCCGTCGAAGCTGCGCTAAAGCTTGTCAAAACGGCCACAGGAAACCGGAGTATCCTCGGGTTCCAGGGTGCCTATCACGGGATGACGAGCGGAGCTCTCTCGCTGATGGGTGACACTGGTGCCAAAGAACCCATTTCGGGGCTGATGAACGAGGTCCATCATCTCCCCTTCCCGTACGACTATCGATGCCCGTTCGGCGTCGGCGGCAAGGACGGACATCGAATCGGGAGCGACTATGTCGAAAACCTCCTCGATGACGGCGAAGGTGGAATCACCGACCCCGCCGGGATGATTCTCGAGCCCGTCCAGGGTGAAGGCGGTGCGATTCCTGCGCCCGATGCGTGGCTCCGAGAGATCCGTCGAATTACGCGTGAACGAGACATTCCTCTCATTTTGGATGAGATTCAGGCGGGTCTGGGACGGACAGGCGAGATCTACGCCTTCGAGCATGCCGGAATAATGCCCGACGTGATCACACTCTCGAAGGCCATCGGTGGCGGTCTCCCGCTCGCCGTCGTCGTCTACGACGAAGAGCTCGATGTTTGGGAGCCTGGAGCACACGCCGGAACGTTCCGCGGGAACCAGCTTGCGATGGCAGCCGGGGAAGCCACTATCGATTACGTGCTCGAGAATGACCTCGACGATCACGCCGCCGACATGGGCGCACGTTTGCGAGACCACCTCGAGACGATGGCCGAGCGATTCAGTGCAGTCGGAGACGTCCGGGGTCGCGGGCTGATGCTGGGCGTCGAGTTCGTCGATCCGGATGCCGACTGGCAAGGCGCAGGCCCTCACGCTCCGGACAGTGATTTTGCGGCGGCAGTCCAGGCTGAGTGTTTCGACCGCGGGCTTATCATCGAACTCGGCGGCCGCGAAAGTGCGACGGCCCGGTTCCTCCCACCACTCGTCGTGTCGAAGACACAGATCGACGAGATCGCGACCATCTTCAAGGAGGCTGTCGCCGCCGCTGCCGACGTTGAAGCAGAACCGGCGGGGGTGACCGTATGA
- a CDS encoding CopG family ribbon-helix-helix protein, with amino-acid sequence MRTSLNVSEDILDEFDETWQAEGLDSRSRAVREAMQEYIEGHSQLEEVSGEVVAVLAFDYQHHEVIHDLHSAQHQFQDVIETMSHTHQDDWCLETVFCHGDAARVRELVYRLRDFDRVGRVKTMLLRDTAPDDSE; translated from the coding sequence ATGCGAACGAGCTTGAACGTGTCTGAGGACATTCTCGACGAGTTCGACGAGACATGGCAGGCCGAAGGACTGGACTCTCGCTCGCGGGCGGTTCGCGAAGCGATGCAGGAATATATCGAAGGGCACTCACAACTCGAAGAGGTTTCTGGTGAGGTTGTCGCCGTTCTGGCTTTCGATTATCAGCATCACGAGGTGATTCACGATCTTCATTCCGCCCAGCATCAGTTTCAGGATGTCATCGAGACAATGAGCCATACTCACCAGGATGACTGGTGTTTAGAGACAGTCTTCTGTCACGGCGATGCGGCGCGGGTCCGAGAGCTCGTGTATCGGCTCCGTGATTTCGATAGAGTCGGTCGCGTGAAGACGATGCTCCTCCGAGATACTGCCCCCGATGATTCGGAATAG
- a CDS encoding right-handed parallel beta-helix repeat-containing protein yields MKSNTDKDRLRANEQGTLRRSYLGALTAFGVSGVLTNSSSMESNETASSQSPWQGINLSDSGTTVTENLAHLDFGSSLAATEFDDNSVRIDLETGTSNPNIVNVRTDLGVEPEEDDLWGAIYDHYQSFSPSNRNHMYVVPSGTWFVETDNINLEAHEFFGISGNQSATLRINDQDVDRMMTVGTIGNSRPHAQRTVMRDLEIDIRGDYDTGIGRWYTYKFGLMERITMLGSRNRLHPEYGGDRHTIMVNGVKSTTTNLIRACHLNNWDVQYDAPQVGHAIAYSSEPSHLGLNIWEGCQVTGYTDNGFYMSTSNGRNLIAGCTAVNCAGAGIRIGANDMVRNCKIIMREEPAHSWSGLWLENGGGQVVEKLYIRNQIEKSTEIIRCTQNGSARLTDVHITDRGSGGRVIRVNDDNDSRTSFDSCTIDDQSSPTNDDYGVYVQSSNVQFRDCEFDFTSRSDSQRHGIFVNGRGDNVNRLVIDNCDIDADGASLRFADSGEKHKIQNSVFEALVMSDNGAALTDVLWLGNHHEGRTVFHGERSNWKGDFNWGFEL; encoded by the coding sequence ATGAAGTCAAATACAGACAAAGATAGACTCCGTGCAAATGAACAAGGTACCTTACGTCGATCGTACCTCGGCGCGCTAACAGCCTTTGGTGTGAGTGGCGTGCTCACTAACTCTTCTTCAATGGAATCAAACGAAACGGCAAGTAGCCAGAGTCCTTGGCAGGGGATCAACTTGTCTGATTCGGGGACGACTGTCACCGAAAATCTCGCCCATCTCGATTTCGGATCATCGCTTGCAGCGACCGAGTTCGACGACAATAGTGTTCGGATTGACCTCGAGACAGGTACGTCGAATCCGAACATTGTCAACGTTCGAACCGATCTAGGAGTCGAACCGGAAGAGGATGATCTCTGGGGCGCGATCTACGACCACTACCAGTCGTTTAGCCCCAGCAATCGAAATCACATGTACGTGGTCCCATCGGGAACATGGTTCGTCGAAACGGACAATATCAACCTCGAAGCCCACGAATTCTTTGGTATCTCCGGAAATCAATCTGCAACACTCCGAATCAACGACCAAGATGTCGATCGTATGATGACCGTCGGGACGATCGGCAACTCGCGCCCGCACGCACAACGAACTGTAATGCGGGACCTTGAGATTGACATCCGTGGCGACTATGACACTGGAATCGGTCGATGGTACACTTACAAATTCGGCCTCATGGAGCGGATCACAATGCTCGGTTCACGAAATAGGCTCCATCCAGAGTACGGTGGTGACCGTCACACGATCATGGTGAACGGCGTTAAATCAACGACGACGAACCTCATCAGGGCGTGCCATCTCAACAATTGGGATGTACAATACGACGCTCCTCAGGTCGGTCACGCGATTGCGTACAGCTCGGAACCGAGCCATCTAGGGTTGAACATATGGGAAGGGTGTCAAGTGACCGGCTACACGGACAATGGGTTCTACATGTCGACCAGCAATGGACGGAACCTCATTGCAGGCTGTACGGCAGTCAACTGTGCCGGCGCAGGCATTCGTATCGGTGCAAACGACATGGTCCGCAACTGTAAAATCATCATGCGGGAAGAACCTGCACATTCGTGGAGTGGGCTGTGGCTTGAGAACGGCGGTGGACAGGTAGTTGAGAAACTCTACATTCGAAACCAGATCGAGAAATCAACCGAGATCATCCGCTGTACACAAAACGGCAGCGCGCGACTCACAGACGTTCATATTACCGACCGTGGTTCCGGTGGTCGAGTAATCCGGGTAAATGACGATAACGATAGCAGAACTTCCTTCGATTCGTGTACCATAGACGATCAATCGAGTCCGACAAATGACGATTACGGAGTGTACGTACAGTCATCGAACGTTCAATTCCGCGATTGTGAGTTCGATTTCACATCACGATCGGATAGCCAACGCCATGGAATATTTGTAAATGGTCGAGGTGACAACGTTAATCGACTCGTCATCGACAACTGTGACATCGACGCGGATGGCGCAAGTTTGCGATTCGCCGACAGCGGAGAAAAACACAAGATTCAAAATTCGGTCTTTGAGGCGCTCGTGATGAGCGACAATGGAGCAGCGCTCACAGACGTACTGTGGCTTGGGAATCATCACGAAGGGAGGACGGTCTTCCACGGAGAGCGATCGAACTGGAAGGGAGACTTCAACTGGGGATTCGAATTGTAG
- a CDS encoding winged helix-turn-helix domain-containing protein: MTREPRPDDIDWEFKDRDIKILRELASDPQISSRELADLLEEKYDIDISNVTVSETIRKMRESRIFHEAILPNEEFYNFALFEFKFFPWGFSDNWKEAMEHIMNDEHTMMYFISNGEYQWKTIMMFRTREAESKWIHDFYRDYGDVVLNVRNSVAHNMLKFRTDPKIFELLDES, encoded by the coding sequence ATGACACGTGAACCTAGACCGGACGATATCGACTGGGAATTCAAGGATCGCGATATTAAGATACTTCGAGAGCTGGCATCCGACCCTCAAATCTCGAGTCGCGAACTCGCGGATCTGCTCGAAGAAAAATACGATATTGACATCTCAAATGTTACGGTAAGCGAGACAATTCGAAAGATGCGAGAGTCCAGGATATTTCATGAGGCAATCCTCCCAAATGAAGAGTTTTACAACTTTGCTCTATTCGAATTTAAATTCTTCCCGTGGGGATTCAGTGATAATTGGAAGGAAGCGATGGAGCACATCATGAACGATGAGCACACTATGATGTATTTTATCTCTAACGGAGAATACCAGTGGAAAACTATTATGATGTTCCGAACACGTGAAGCGGAATCGAAGTGGATTCACGACTTCTACAGGGATTACGGCGACGTCGTCCTGAACGTTCGTAACTCTGTCGCACACAACATGCTGAAATTCAGAACCGA